In Vicia villosa cultivar HV-30 ecotype Madison, WI unplaced genomic scaffold, Vvil1.0 ctg.000600F_1_1, whole genome shotgun sequence, a single window of DNA contains:
- the LOC131629714 gene encoding F-box/kelch-repeat protein At3g23880-like translates to MAPSNHIPDDIVFFVLSKLPIKSLKRFECVCKSWSLLIENTRFMNMFRNNFLSNLHCYSYYDQASLFMLVHGPYEDFLYSFSREKLESKVKLNISTPFVHHEEEGYVGDLCIFGFGSISGTFCLYEDGSCKIALWNPSRDEFNHIPPSPVESTLPEAARAICYITPYIHGFGYDLNTCDYKVIRCVFFVGRHVEEWDYVPSGDVFGDTCLDPVWEIYSLKSNSWRKLDLDMPRSVMGTEDARLYMDGVCHWLCQYHSPLAPCLVSFDLSSEQFFVTSIPDDCFVVGASYVYLAVLNGCITSFRVRENTFQISILGELGRKESWITLFVVGPLSCVLRPIGVGTKGEIFFRTKDRRVALFDLCTQMIEKLGYEEESCSFPSRVILYKESILPVEGISS, encoded by the coding sequence ATGGCTCCCAGCAATCATATACCAGATGATATTGTCTTCTTCGTTCTATCAAAACTGCCTATTAAATCTTTGAAACGATTTGAATGTGTTTGTAAATCATGGTCTCTCTTAATTGAAAACACTCGTTTCATGAACATGTTCCGCAACAACTTTTTATCTAACTTGCATTGTTATTCTTATTATGACCAAGCATCGCTCTTCATGCTGGTTCATGGACCTTACGAGGATTTTCTCTATTCTTTTTCTAGAGAAAAGTTGGAGAGTAAAgtcaaattaaatatatcaacTCCATTTGTACACCATGAGGAAGAGGGTTACGTTGGAGATCTTTGTATTTTTGGTTTTGGTAGTATTAGTGGCACATTTTGTCTCTATGAAGATGGATCTTGCAAAATTGCATTATGGAACCCGAGTAGAGATGAATTCAACCACATTCCTCCTAGTCCGGTTGAGTCCACTCTCCCCGAGGCTGCTAGGGCTATTTGTTATATCACACCTTATATTCATGGATTTGGTTATGATCTTAATACATGTGACTATAAGGTCATTCGTTGTGTATTCTTTGTAGGTAGACACGTTGAAGAATGGGATTATGTGCCGTCTGGAGATGTATTTGGAGATACGTGTTTAGACCCTGTATGGGAGATATATAGCTTGAAAAGTAATTCTTGGAGAAAACTTGATCTGGACATGCCGCGTTCTGTTATGGGAACTGAGGATGCCCGACTCTACATGGATGGAGTCTGTCACTGGTTGTGTCAATATCATAGTCCACTAGCACCGTGTTTGGTATCATTTGATTTAAGCAGTGAACAGTTTTTTGTAACATCCATACCGGATGACTGTTTTGTTGTTGGAGCATCATATGTTTACTTGGCGGTGTTAAATGGATGCATAACATCTTTCCGAGTTAGAGAAAATACTTTTCAAATATCAATATTGGGCGAACTCGGTAGAAAAGAATCATGGATCACACTATTCGTTGTTGGACCATTGTCTTGCGTCCTACGTCCTATTGGAGTGGGGACCAAAGGAGAAATATTCTTCCGGACCAAAGATCGAAGAGTAGCTTTGTTTGATTTGTGTACCCAAATGATTGAGAAGCTTGGTTatgaagaagagagttgtagttTTCCTAGTCGGGTAATACTTTACAAAGAAAGCATTCTTCCAGTTGAAGGAATAAGTAGTTAA